DNA sequence from the Vicia villosa cultivar HV-30 ecotype Madison, WI linkage group LG3, Vvil1.0, whole genome shotgun sequence genome:
tcgtcttcgtcttcaaccacAACTTTGGATATGAACATGCAGTCATTAGATCTATTAACTAGTTCACAAGATCATCATCTTGGTAGATTTACAACTAATGATCATGAAAacctttcttttcatcttcatccgatgcaaaACCAACTCGCGAACCGATCCTCTTCTAGTAACTCCATTAATGTGAGTTTTTCTAATTCctttaatttcttcttttcaacttcttTAAAGTATTTTTCTCTATGCCATACGTGCATGTAAGATTGATATtcgaaaaaatattatattattttacttattttgCAGAACAATATAAGAGAGAATTAAGAATGATCTTATAGGAATATACTAGTAATTATAATGAAGTTGACTAACTAGAGCAAGCAGATAAGTTATCTTTTGATGAAAAAAAGTTACTCTTtgcaatgatttttttttattaattaacttgTGGCAAAACATTTTCTCTTTTTGACATGATGCACATATCTTTAATCAGAATATTATCAtcttttctccttttcttttggtTTCTTTTTTGAAGAAGACTGGGCCACTTGAATTATATTGGACTAATAATCTTTACTCTTTTTTTGTCGCAAAATTAAAGAAGCCGTCGCTACTCAACAATGGTGGTGGAGAAACTAAGAGAGTGATGCAATCGAAGACTTCTCAATCTGAAACCGCGTTGAAGAAATCACGATCTTCATCGGAATCTAAACCTTCGTGTGCACCCTTTAAGGTACCTTActttttatggaagaaaaaacatataattagagtgcTAATTACTGGTGTTgcattaattaatgttttttttggaaattaatACTTCAGGTTAGGAAAGAGAAATTAGGCGATAGGATTGCGGCTCTTCAACAGTTAGTGGCTCCTTTTGGAAAGGTAAAATACTGAGTAAACATTTCTAAAATTTGTGGCATAACATGACTTTGAGACTCATATAATTGGAATGAAAAGAGTAATTTATTTATTAGTGAATCATATATATTCATCTATGTTTTTTTAGTATGTGTTGGTTGGAAAGTATATATATGTTGAATTTGATGTTGCAGACTGACACTGCATCTGTACTCATGGAAGCTATTGGATACATTAAATTCCTTCAAGGCCAAGTCGAGGTATATATTTTCCACATGCTCATAGTATATTCTAAGCAATTTATTTGAATATCAAGCAGGATCGTCTTTGAAGACATGCAAGGTAGATAACTCTGCCTGACTCAAAATTTGTCACGGTTAAAATGTGACTAAatagaattttataaaatattgtcaCGATAAAATCGTGGTTAAGTAGCACAATATTTGTTTTGCCATGGTTAATCTACGACTAGTCTACATAGAGTTTAAAAAAAACTTGAGACAACTCTGATACAAATACCTTAAACAAAATTGTATACCTCTTAattcttacaaattaataactcttCTTCATGCAGACACTGAGTGTTCCTTATATGAAGTCAAGTCAAAACCAAAACAATAGATTGATGCAAGGGGTaagaattcaattcaattctttgTAGCACTGACACTTCTGATGAAAGGTGTATCCAGTGTCTTACGTGATATCAACTCATAATTATATTCAATtcatactttttttttcaaatttttatgcGTGTCTACGTGTACGTGTCAGGGTCATGCGTTGTACGGTATCCGTGTCATAGATTGCTATATATAGATTATTTTCATTGGCTTACTTAAGAAAATTTACGTTTCCCTAATTTTGAATACTAATTGGCTTCATATTCATAATATCAGGATTCAGCCATAGGCGACATAAATGGAGAACCTAAGCAATATCTGAGAAGTCGAGGCCTGTGTCTCGTGCCATTGTCATGCATGTCATACATAGCCGGCGATGGCAGCACAGAGGTGTGGCAACAACGCCCGAACTTTGGTGGACCGGCTTGATTAttgatagtaataataatatcaaataatcatTCAAATGGAACTTTGGTGTATCCATGTTTAATGGAGCAAACTTGATCTTCCTTCGTAAGAATCAATGATGGCCAAGTTTGATCCATTAAATTAAACATCTTGTATCGTTAATTAAATTGTACGTACATTTTGCCACCCGTTGCTTATTAGGGTTAACAAACCTTTATCTTCTAAGTTCTAATATGCCTCTATAAGCAAATGGATTATATAGGTCAGACAAATCCAGCTTGAAAATAAAATCATTAAAACATGAGGATATAAGGCTTTGGtaaaaagaaaaatgcaatcTAAGAATGATTGGGAAGTGGCAGCTACTTCATGATTTTGGCTCTTTTCATGCTTTGAATTATAAAGGtaggtttttttttttccaaacaCCAAACATTCAATTATGTTTCAAACCTAAATAActtctaaatttttatttttattttcgaaAAATTATTTGGTTGTTTGCTACAAATGAACTTTGGTTAACgataaaatattttgagtttaatGGAGATgcatgtaaaatagttttacactgtcatccaacaTGAATAATTACCTTAGTAGAATATATCTTAATAGAAAGAAAATATTAATGTTAGGAGTTGTTAAGTGATTAAATCTCACATCTATTATGAATGAGTCAATATTGTGACTCATATATTTAATTTCTTAAAGTTTAAGGTGGAGATGTAGCGTTTTTCTCTTTTGTGATCCTGGTCCTGAAGCATTTGCCCACCTCTCGATTTATCTGTACTCCTCAACAAGCAAGCAAGCCAATTGTTGGGATAACATATATAGAGAAAATAAAGAAACCTAATACAATAACCACACAAGAATGTAACATATAAATTTGAAATAGGGAGAAAAAACTAGTGTTCTCTAATGTCAACTAAAAAAATACTATGTGAAAATTCTCAGGACACATCAACTATCCTCAACTGCCCCTAACCCCATTACACCCAATCCATAGAGATTGGTTTGTTGGCGAAGGCTTGGATCTTGAGTATGCTCATCTCAAAGTCTCAGGTTGAATCCCGTTAGATGCTAACAATTCATGTGTTATCCTCTCAAGTTCAAATTCTGTTCAGTGCTAACAATTCATATGCTGGGCAGGTACATACAGAGCGTTGCTCTGACTTAAAATGAGACATCCGCAAATTAAAGCTGAGATTGATCCCGATGGATTAGTCGATCACAAAGTCGAATACCAAGCTTTAAAAAAAGAAACCCCGATACACCCACACTATCAAAAGCAAATATTTAACTCACCATTCACAACATTCAAACACAAGACTATAtaagagaaaagaaaagtcatattcaaatttaaaatgcTTATGATTGATATATTTTATAACAAACCTTTATCTTCTAATATGCCTCTATAAGCAAATGGTTTATATAGGTCAGACAAATCCAGCTTGAAAATAAAATCATTGAAACATGAGGATATAAggctttggtaaaaaaaaaaaaaaatgcaatcTAAGAATGATTAGGAAGTGGCAGCAACTTCATGATTTTGGCTCTTTTCATGCTTTGAATTATAAAGGTAGGTTTTTTTACCAAACACCAAACATTCAATTATGTTTCAAACCtaaataagttttaaatttttatttttattttcgaaAAATTATTTGGTTGTTTGCTACAAATGAACTTTGGTTAAGgataaaatattttgagtttaatGGAGATGCATacgtaaaatagttttacactgtcatccaacaTGAATGGTTATCTTTGTAGAATAAATCTTAATAGAAAGAAAATATTAATGTTAGGAGTTGTTAAGTGATTAAATCTCACATCTATTATGAATGAGTCAATATTGTGACTcatatatatttaatttcttaAAGTTTAAGGTGGAGATGTAGCGTTTTTCTCTTTTGTGATCCTGATTCTAAATCATTTGGCCACCTCTCGACCTCGCAATTTACATGTACTCCTCAACAAGCAAGCCAGCCAATTCTTGG
Encoded proteins:
- the LOC131654840 gene encoding transcription factor bHLH110-like isoform X1, with translation MIMESRNLHHLQDQQPPPLSSLSSSIPSSYAVGGGTTTIHSWTPTHITLNNAEGNFNSTLHEVNPRYSRSSAMIQDLGYHHQWTSDDVNRNHESDSIKEEISFTNFPKFTEMLNYTPPNSSMENYGVLDDSSATIHMKNSTNDEHKDMNALMLKNLYTGGEFYNAQNYPNIGSQIHPSINISNMNPYSSSSSTTTLDMNMQSLDLLTSSQDHHLGRFTTNDHENLSFHLHPMQNQLANRSSSSNSINKPSLLNNGGGETKRVMQSKTSQSETALKKSRSSSESKPSCAPFKVRKEKLGDRIAALQQLVAPFGKTDTASVLMEAIGYIKFLQGQVETLSVPYMKSSQNQNNRLMQGDSAIGDINGEPKQYLRSRGLCLVPLSCMSYIAGDGSTEVWQQRPNFGGPA
- the LOC131654840 gene encoding transcription factor bHLH110-like isoform X2; its protein translation is MIMESRNLHHLQDQQPPPLSSLSSSIPSSYAVGGGTTTIHSWTPTHITLNNAEGNFNSTLHEVNPRYSRSSAMIQDLGYHHQWTSDDVNRNHESDSIKEEISFTNFPKFTEMLNYTPPNSSMENYGVLDDSSATIHMKNSTNDEHKDMNALMLKNLYTGGEFYNAQNYPNIGSQIHPSINISNMNPYSSSSSTTTLDMNMQSLDLLTSSQDHHLGRFTTNDHENLSFHLHPMQNQLANRSSSSNSINPSLLNNGGGETKRVMQSKTSQSETALKKSRSSSESKPSCAPFKVRKEKLGDRIAALQQLVAPFGKTDTASVLMEAIGYIKFLQGQVETLSVPYMKSSQNQNNRLMQGDSAIGDINGEPKQYLRSRGLCLVPLSCMSYIAGDGSTEVWQQRPNFGGPA